The following are encoded in a window of Caretta caretta isolate rCarCar2 chromosome 19, rCarCar1.hap1, whole genome shotgun sequence genomic DNA:
- the LOC125624722 gene encoding uncharacterized protein LOC125624722, producing MQSSSAQVTMMESQNRKRAPAWTEREVRDLIAVWGEESVLSELRSSFRNAKTFLKISQGMKDRGHNRDPKQCHMKLKELRQAYQKTREANSRSGSEPQTCRFYDELHAILGGSATTTPAVLFDSFNGDGGNTEVGFGDEEDDDEEVVDSSQQASGETGFPDSQELFLTLDLEPVPPEPTQGCLLDSAGGEGTSAACVSMIAGSSPSQRLVKLRKKKKRTHDEMFSELMLSSHTDRAQTNAWRQIMSECRKAQNDREERWRAEESKWRAEDRAEAQMWRQRDERRQDSMLRLLQDQTSMLQCMVELQQRQLEHRLPLQPLCNQPPSSPSSIASAPRRPRTQWGGLRPTSHSTTEDCPKKRRLSFNKF from the exons atgcagagctcatcagcacaggtgaccatgatggagtcccagaatcgcaaaagagctccagcatggaccgaacgggaggtacgggatctgatcgctgtttggggagaggaatccgtgctatcagaactccgttccagttttcgaaatgccaaaacctttctgaaaatctcccagggcatgaaggacagaggccataacagggacccgaagcagtgccacatgaaactgaaggagctgaggcaagcctaccagaaaaccagagaggcgaacagccgctccgggtcagagccccaaacatgccgcttctatgatgagctgcatgccattttagggggttcagccaccactaccccagccgtgttgtttgactccttcaatggagatggaggcaatacggaagtaggttttggggacgaagaagatgatgatgaggaggttgtagatagctcacagcaagcaagcggagaaaccggttttcccgacagccaggaactgtttctcaccctagacctggagccagtaccccccgaacccacccaaggctgcctcctggactcagcaggcggagaagggacctctg ctgcatgtgtttcaatgatcgcaggatcttctccttcccagaggctagtgaagcttagaaagaaaaaaaaacgcactcacgatgaaatgttctccgagctcatgctgtcctcccacactgacagagcacagacgaatgcgtggaggcaaataatgtcagagtgcaggaaagcacaaaatgaccgggaggagaggtggagggctgaagagagtaagtggcgggctgaagacagggctgaagctcaaatgtggcggcagcgtgatgagaggaggcaggattcaatgctgaggctgctgcaggaccaaaccagtatgctccagtgtatggttgagctgcagcaaaggcagctggagcacagactgccactgcagcccctctgtaaccaaccgccctcctccccaagttccatagcctccgcacccagacgcccaagaacgcagtgggggggcctccggccaaccagccactccaccacagaggattgcccaaaaaaaagaaggctgtcattcaataaattttaa